One window of Erwinia aphidicola genomic DNA carries:
- the rseA gene encoding anti-sigma-E factor RseA — MQKEQLSALMDGETLDNEAISALSKDVVLQKNWESYHLIRDTLRGDVPQLLDFDISARVMAAIENEPAQKVTPLIVEAQPKPEQAAVMPCWAKVRPWAAQITQVGVAACVSLAVIVGVQQYNKPVVGQSSDAPVFNTLPMMGQASQVSLGVPADNANTNNSNANQQVQDQRRRVNALLQDYELQRRLHAEQLQFEQSPDQQAAAQVPGNQSLGMQSQ; from the coding sequence ATGCAGAAAGAACAACTTTCCGCTCTGATGGACGGTGAAACGCTGGATAATGAAGCCATTTCCGCGTTGTCTAAAGACGTTGTGCTGCAGAAAAACTGGGAAAGCTATCACCTGATTCGCGACACATTGCGCGGTGATGTTCCTCAGCTGCTCGATTTTGATATCTCCGCGCGCGTTATGGCGGCGATTGAGAACGAGCCAGCGCAGAAAGTCACTCCTCTGATTGTTGAAGCACAGCCTAAACCTGAACAGGCTGCCGTGATGCCGTGCTGGGCAAAAGTGCGCCCGTGGGCAGCTCAGATTACTCAGGTTGGCGTCGCCGCTTGCGTTTCTTTGGCCGTGATTGTCGGCGTGCAGCAGTACAATAAACCGGTGGTCGGTCAGTCTTCCGACGCCCCGGTGTTTAACACGCTGCCGATGATGGGGCAGGCTTCCCAGGTTAGCCTGGGTGTGCCCGCAGACAACGCGAACACTAACAATAGCAACGCTAACCAGCAGGTTCAGGACCAGCGCCGCCGCGTGAATGCGCTGCTGCAGGACTATGAACTGCAACGCCGTCTGCATGCTGAACAGCTGCAGTTTGAGCAAAGCCCCGATCAGCAGGCTGCTGCTCAGGTTCCAGGTAACCAGTCGTTAGGAATGCAATCGCAGTAA